In Turicibacter sanguinis, a genomic segment contains:
- a CDS encoding sodium-dependent transporter, whose protein sequence is MSVNNKRETFSSKFGFLISCVGAALGLGNIWLFSYRLGAYGGAAFLIPYFIFIFILGTTGLITEFSFGRLFKAGAPTGIREIFRSRKLKGAKIISLIPVLGVAGVFMFYSVVVGWILKYFILSVTGELMTLDATAFFNQFAGSTSSVIWLIIAMLTTVLIVKIGVAKGIEKLNKIAMPLLLILFIILIIRSVTLPGAEVGIEYLLKPRWEYLLKVDTWVIALGQAFFSVSLSGCSLVVYGSYTNDGYDIVSASFQMAIFDTIAALLASFIIVPATFAFGFDPASGPALLFITLPAIFKVMPYGNIMAIIFFLSIIFAAISSSIGMLEGPVEALMTSRHLSRAKSTIIISLICLLLAIPLAVNMEWFNLFADFITIILSPVGTMITAIAFFYLYKGDILDEVNKGAKYSLGKSFVYFGKLIFVPMTILVILLGIIYGGIG, encoded by the coding sequence ATGTCAGTTAACAATAAACGAGAAACATTTAGTTCCAAATTTGGCTTTTTGATTTCATGTGTTGGAGCCGCACTTGGACTCGGGAATATATGGTTATTCTCATATCGCTTAGGCGCTTATGGAGGAGCTGCATTTTTAATTCCATATTTCATCTTTATTTTTATATTAGGAACAACTGGACTTATTACGGAGTTTTCATTCGGACGACTTTTTAAGGCAGGAGCACCGACTGGAATTCGTGAAATATTTAGATCGCGTAAACTAAAAGGTGCAAAAATAATTTCTTTAATACCAGTGCTTGGGGTAGCAGGAGTTTTCATGTTTTACTCTGTTGTAGTCGGGTGGATATTAAAATACTTTATATTAAGTGTAACAGGAGAGTTAATGACTTTGGATGCTACCGCATTTTTTAATCAATTTGCTGGTTCAACATCATCCGTTATTTGGTTAATTATCGCCATGTTAACAACTGTTTTAATTGTGAAAATAGGTGTTGCAAAAGGCATTGAAAAACTAAATAAAATTGCCATGCCACTTCTTTTAATCCTATTTATCATTTTAATTATTCGTTCTGTCACATTACCTGGAGCGGAAGTTGGAATCGAATACTTATTAAAACCAAGATGGGAGTATTTATTAAAAGTTGATACTTGGGTAATAGCCCTTGGGCAGGCCTTTTTCTCGGTTTCTCTGAGTGGATGTTCATTGGTTGTTTATGGAAGTTATACAAATGATGGATATGATATTGTTTCAGCATCATTTCAAATGGCTATCTTTGATACAATAGCCGCTTTACTAGCATCATTTATCATCGTTCCAGCGACCTTTGCTTTCGGATTTGATCCGGCATCAGGACCCGCGTTACTTTTCATTACATTACCTGCGATTTTTAAAGTGATGCCATATGGAAATATTATGGCTATTATCTTTTTCTTAAGTATTATCTTTGCTGCTATTTCCTCATCAATTGGGATGTTAGAGGGACCTGTTGAAGCGTTAATGACAAGTAGACATTTATCCCGTGCAAAATCAACCATTATCATCTCATTGATTTGCTTACTGCTTGCGATACCATTAGCTGTTAATATGGAATGGTTTAATTTGTTTGCAGACTTTATAACGATTATTTTATCCCCAGTTGGCACAATGATTACAGCAATTGCATTCTTTTACTTATACAAAGGGGATATTTTAGACGAAGTTAATAAAGGTGCTAAATACTCATTAGGAAAATCATTTGTTTATTTTGGAAAATTAATTTTCGTGCCAATGACAATCCTTGTTATTTTATTGGGGATTATTTACGGAGGTATCGGTTAA
- the brnQ gene encoding branched-chain amino acid transport system II carrier protein, with amino-acid sequence MNKLSRKDLLLVGLMLFSLFFGAGNLIFPPFLGQSAGVNTWISMLGFFITAVGFPVLGVVAVAKSKGLYNLANRVNPVFASVFTVLIYLSIGPGLGIPRAGSLPFEMAVSPYLPEYFSVALARLLFTAVFFVIAYWLSLTPTKLVDRMGKVLTPTLLILISLIVLGAILKPLGTYGVATGNYKSSAFVQGFLDGYLTMDTIAALNFGIVIALAIKSKGLEDEKAIVSTTVKAGIFAGILLILIYSILGHLGAMSGGLYGATENGAQTLTNVMTYIFGQPGAILLAIVFTLACLTTCVGLITSCGQYFATLTPKLTYQHWAAILSLVSMVLANMGLNQILGISVPILNAIYPVAIMLIILAMVNRVINGSRAVYSLTILFTATISILDALGQVGLQFGFVSTLLKKLPLYEQGLGWVIPALLGLVIGGLYEFISSKQTESVSDYLAE; translated from the coding sequence ATGAATAAGTTATCAAGAAAAGATTTATTGTTAGTTGGTTTGATGTTATTTTCTTTATTCTTTGGAGCAGGAAATTTAATTTTTCCACCGTTTTTAGGTCAGTCAGCGGGGGTTAATACATGGATATCGATGCTTGGTTTTTTTATTACAGCTGTAGGATTTCCGGTTCTTGGAGTTGTGGCAGTTGCAAAATCTAAGGGGCTATATAATTTAGCAAATCGTGTGAATCCTGTTTTTGCGTCAGTTTTTACTGTATTAATTTATTTATCAATTGGTCCTGGACTTGGGATTCCACGTGCAGGAAGTTTACCGTTTGAAATGGCAGTCTCACCTTATTTACCAGAGTATTTCTCGGTTGCATTAGCGCGTTTATTATTTACAGCAGTTTTCTTTGTTATTGCGTATTGGTTATCCTTAACGCCAACAAAGTTAGTAGATCGAATGGGGAAAGTTTTGACACCAACCTTATTAATCTTAATTTCTTTGATTGTTTTAGGGGCTATTTTAAAACCACTAGGAACTTACGGAGTTGCAACAGGTAATTATAAAAGTTCTGCGTTTGTTCAAGGGTTTTTAGATGGATACTTAACTATGGATACGATCGCAGCATTAAATTTTGGAATTGTGATTGCATTAGCAATTAAGTCAAAAGGACTAGAAGATGAAAAAGCGATTGTCAGTACAACGGTTAAAGCAGGAATTTTTGCCGGAATTTTATTAATTTTAATTTATTCAATTCTAGGCCATTTAGGTGCGATGAGTGGGGGCTTATACGGAGCGACTGAAAATGGAGCTCAAACATTAACTAATGTCATGACTTATATCTTTGGTCAACCGGGAGCGATTCTTTTAGCCATTGTCTTTACATTAGCTTGTTTAACAACATGTGTTGGATTAATTACATCTTGTGGACAATATTTTGCAACGTTAACACCTAAATTAACTTATCAACATTGGGCGGCTATTTTATCGTTAGTGAGCATGGTGTTAGCGAATATGGGATTAAATCAAATTTTAGGAATCTCAGTTCCAATCTTAAATGCTATCTATCCAGTTGCCATTATGCTAATCATCTTAGCCATGGTCAATCGCGTTATCAATGGAAGCCGTGCTGTCTATAGCTTAACTATTTTATTCACCGCCACAATTAGTATTTTAGATGCTTTAGGCCAAGTTGGGTTACAGTTTGGATTTGTTTCGACGCTATTAAAAAAATTACCTCTTTATGAACAAGGATTAGGATGGGTAATTCCAGCCCTTCTTGGATTGGTTATCGGGGGTTTATATGAGTTTATATCGAGTAAACAAACAGAATCAGTTTCAGACTATTTAGCAGAATAA
- a CDS encoding zinc ribbon domain-containing protein — protein sequence MKCKHCDFENLDQATYCSGCGKPLNESNDVVTQSKNFETKNRRILISVMSILGIGLAMIIAWMILRPNQLELAKEAYQSDDLTAYENVESKLSKEQKTEFDAYLIEEAQSIFDAFKSDGLFYKEAVRRLEKIKLYVIQTDEVNTIMTQLESLNSSRQAYNEGKSWIEAKEWDNAKASFEAVLPLDPNYDFALRYLESIQRWQLQEIGAKALDYLEQEDYEKAVNEIMKGLEIDPTNETLLNIKQTIQDALNTPPVIEEAPQEQPKGLGEMIKDGLQAIGDGIKSFFDGSWLEN from the coding sequence TTGAAATGTAAACACTGTGATTTCGAGAACTTAGATCAGGCTACGTATTGTAGTGGATGTGGAAAGCCATTAAATGAATCTAATGATGTCGTGACACAATCTAAAAATTTTGAAACGAAAAATAGACGAATTTTAATTAGCGTTATGAGTATATTAGGAATAGGGTTAGCAATGATCATCGCATGGATGATTCTTAGACCCAATCAACTTGAACTTGCAAAAGAAGCCTATCAATCAGATGATTTAACAGCTTACGAAAATGTTGAAAGTAAGCTTTCAAAAGAACAAAAAACTGAATTTGATGCATACCTGATTGAAGAAGCTCAATCAATTTTTGATGCTTTTAAATCAGATGGATTATTTTATAAAGAAGCTGTTCGTCGACTTGAAAAAATTAAGTTATATGTTATTCAAACAGATGAAGTCAATACCATTATGACTCAATTAGAATCGTTAAATAGTTCACGCCAAGCATATAATGAAGGAAAGTCATGGATTGAGGCAAAAGAGTGGGACAATGCTAAAGCTTCATTTGAAGCCGTATTACCATTAGATCCAAATTACGATTTTGCACTTCGTTATTTAGAATCGATTCAAAGATGGCAACTACAAGAAATAGGAGCAAAGGCATTAGATTATCTAGAACAAGAAGACTATGAGAAAGCCGTGAATGAAATTATGAAAGGCTTAGAAATTGATCCAACTAATGAAACGTTATTGAATATTAAACAAACAATTCAAGATGCGTTAAACACTCCTCCAGTTATTGAAGAGGCACCACAGGAGCAACCTAAAGGATTAGGAGAAATGATTAAAGACGGACTTCAAGCAATTGGAGATGGAATCAAATCATTCTTTGATGGTAGCTGGCTTGAAAATTAA
- a CDS encoding staygreen family protein, translating into MRNFTPDKLWINYQLRNLNQLNPRRYTLTHSDETGDLFLVISSDYAYDKLTAMRDEVLGEWTTKDFQNYYFYVYVRLDGEDGTKSTARRNEIFIKELPTALKAIKYGDPYLFTVYPQFNSAPIYIHFQSDDPKYNRIEYYQTFNEY; encoded by the coding sequence ATGCGTAATTTTACCCCAGATAAACTGTGGATTAACTATCAATTACGCAATTTAAATCAATTAAATCCTAGACGATACACATTAACGCATTCCGATGAAACAGGCGACCTATTTCTAGTCATTAGCTCTGACTATGCTTACGATAAATTAACTGCTATGCGTGATGAAGTACTTGGAGAATGGACAACAAAAGACTTTCAAAACTATTATTTTTATGTTTATGTTCGATTAGACGGTGAAGACGGGACAAAATCTACCGCACGCCGAAATGAAATATTTATTAAGGAACTACCTACCGCACTCAAAGCTATTAAATATGGAGACCCCTATCTCTTTACCGTTTATCCACAATTCAACTCTGCACCAATATATATCCATTTCCAATCAGACGACCCAAAATATAATCGAATTGAATATTATCAGACATTTAATGAGTATTAA
- a CDS encoding cupin domain-containing protein: MSQFYKLNELKEAKQLIANNPRFRTVCFNFEVGKGLPKHSHNGYATIHVIKGEISMSFSNGESYELNSGDFLEFDARIEHDVLATLESQVLVTISASLE; encoded by the coding sequence ATGAGTCAATTTTATAAGTTAAATGAGTTAAAAGAAGCAAAGCAATTAATTGCAAACAATCCTAGGTTTCGTACGGTTTGTTTTAATTTTGAAGTTGGAAAGGGACTTCCAAAGCATAGCCATAACGGATATGCAACGATTCATGTTATTAAAGGTGAAATCAGCATGAGTTTTAGTAATGGTGAAAGCTATGAGTTGAATAGTGGTGACTTTTTAGAGTTTGATGCTCGTATTGAACATGATGTTTTAGCAACGCTAGAAAGTCAGGTATTAGTTACAATTTCTGCATCATTAGAATAA
- a CDS encoding TolB-like translocation protein, which produces MKKIILLFLMVMIQSYSVLAQSAVVAMTENQVVMINLENNKTTILNQGDKFLKPLISESKSYVAYQDEKSNLYISSLVNNEEMLIKVEGVKDYIWHENQLIFSKNEGNVYQFNLETHEFSLFLERAGYVYDELKMNNQGVLFAKKYAIVPDYNWPIGIVEYDSKSLDESILIGYEPVTKTSIGFNPSIAKLSSDGKLIYIWCKPNSGSITADGVNLGMYDTSNDTFIKFNQITMLVYLDNLAINPISNDVVALIEGEGRVMNENKHLYFFKVKSQEMIPILSNEMTAMSPIFSFDGSKLYYSAGLEAPKEYKPFELGSNHLYVYDLTTKKSTQLTQSKKTFDFYPQEIENNELVFLQFVGKDKLNLVRRLADGKEVTLLENLNTNFQYYGHLEGNQILDVKK; this is translated from the coding sequence ATGAAGAAAATCATCCTACTATTTTTGATGGTAATGATTCAATCTTACTCAGTGTTGGCCCAGTCAGCGGTTGTTGCGATGACTGAGAATCAAGTCGTCATGATTAATTTAGAAAACAATAAGACTACTATCTTGAATCAAGGGGATAAATTTCTTAAACCTCTTATATCAGAAAGTAAATCGTATGTTGCCTATCAAGATGAAAAATCCAATTTATATATATCGTCACTTGTTAATAATGAAGAAATGTTAATTAAAGTGGAGGGTGTTAAAGATTATATCTGGCATGAAAATCAGTTAATCTTCTCAAAGAATGAAGGGAATGTGTATCAATTTAATCTAGAGACTCATGAATTTTCACTCTTTCTTGAAAGAGCAGGGTATGTATACGATGAATTGAAGATGAATAATCAGGGCGTCCTATTTGCGAAGAAATATGCTATTGTGCCTGATTATAATTGGCCGATTGGGATTGTAGAATATGATTCAAAGAGTCTTGATGAATCAATTTTAATTGGTTATGAACCTGTGACGAAAACATCGATTGGTTTTAACCCTTCAATTGCAAAACTCTCTTCAGATGGAAAGTTGATCTATATTTGGTGTAAGCCAAATTCAGGATCAATCACAGCAGATGGTGTTAATTTAGGGATGTATGATACGTCTAATGATACATTTATAAAATTTAATCAGATTACAATGCTAGTTTATCTCGACAATTTAGCGATTAATCCGATATCCAATGATGTGGTCGCCCTTATAGAAGGTGAAGGCCGAGTTATGAATGAGAATAAGCATCTCTATTTTTTTAAGGTTAAAAGTCAAGAAATGATTCCAATATTATCAAATGAAATGACAGCCATGAGTCCTATATTTTCATTTGATGGTTCTAAGTTATATTATTCAGCGGGATTAGAAGCACCGAAAGAATATAAACCATTTGAACTTGGCAGTAATCATCTTTATGTCTATGATTTAACCACTAAGAAATCAACACAACTAACCCAAAGTAAAAAAACTTTTGATTTTTATCCACAAGAAATTGAAAATAATGAGTTAGTGTTTCTACAATTTGTAGGGAAAGATAAATTAAACTTAGTACGACGATTAGCCGATGGAAAAGAAGTCACATTACTTGAAAATTTAAACACGAATTTTCAATATTATGGTCATTTAGAAGGAAATCAAATTTTAGATGTAAAAAAATAA
- a CDS encoding GntR family transcriptional regulator: protein MKKVDKNSKVPLHIQLSSIIKEMIETEELKEGSFLMSERDICKHQEISRMTVNKAILSLVNEGLLNRHQGKGTFVAYKKKKHRYQKLEGFTEIMTKRGYQVENELLVFNLDTYSKNVREKLNLLNLDSLVYKIKRLRSIDNDPFILETVYINQDMCPDLTENLIKENSLYQLYKERYQHKIVRAEQVITPVMITKEQAGLLQCEINTLALKIDRVVYTEFEEVMEYTSSIFLTDKHEFEVVLNEN, encoded by the coding sequence GTGAAGAAAGTGGATAAGAACTCAAAAGTTCCACTTCATATTCAGCTCTCTTCTATTATTAAAGAGATGATTGAAACAGAAGAATTAAAAGAGGGAAGTTTTTTAATGTCTGAACGAGACATTTGTAAGCATCAAGAAATTAGTAGAATGACTGTTAACAAAGCGATTTTAAGTTTAGTCAATGAAGGACTTTTAAATCGTCATCAAGGTAAAGGAACATTTGTAGCATATAAAAAGAAAAAACATCGATATCAAAAGTTAGAAGGTTTTACAGAAATCATGACTAAACGAGGATATCAAGTTGAAAATGAATTGCTTGTGTTTAATCTAGATACTTATTCTAAAAATGTAAGAGAGAAGTTAAATTTATTAAACTTAGATTCGTTAGTTTATAAGATTAAACGTCTCCGTTCAATCGACAACGATCCATTCATTCTTGAGACTGTATATATTAATCAAGATATGTGTCCGGATTTAACAGAAAACTTAATAAAAGAAAACTCATTATATCAACTATATAAGGAAAGGTATCAGCATAAGATTGTAAGGGCGGAGCAAGTGATTACGCCTGTTATGATTACTAAAGAGCAAGCCGGTTTATTACAGTGTGAAATTAATACTTTAGCACTTAAAATTGACCGTGTTGTTTATACAGAGTTTGAGGAAGTGATGGAGTATACATCGTCTATTTTCCTAACGGATAAACATGAGTTTGAAGTTGTATTGAATGAAAATTAA
- the nagA gene encoding N-acetylglucosamine-6-phosphate deacetylase, which yields MYSIVNGKIIMPDKVLENKVLVFNKQIVEISDEVPANHEVIDARGNYVAPGLIDVHVHGSCGADTMDQSVEAIQTISEGIVKNGVTSFLPTTMTMSPEDIYGALKVVRECMSKEFDGAKVMGAHMEGPFINAIYKGAQPEQYIVKPSYKFIEDYTDVIKLVSYAPEMDDDYSFTKEVKDKTDITLSIGHTNATYDQAMEAIDYGVSHVTHLFNAMTPLNHREPGVVGAALTSDCYCEMIADKIHINKSLFQFVLDNKGKHKVVLITDSMRAGCMKDGKYDLGGQDVYVKDGAARLESGSLAGSVLTLNKAVYNFLQNTNATINEAIHMASLNPATSIGIDDYKGSLHVGKDADISIFDEEMNCHLAISEGRIIFNHLA from the coding sequence ATGTACTCAATAGTAAACGGAAAGATTATTATGCCAGATAAAGTTCTTGAAAATAAAGTTTTAGTTTTTAATAAACAAATTGTCGAAATTAGTGATGAAGTTCCTGCTAATCATGAGGTGATTGATGCAAGAGGGAATTATGTTGCACCGGGACTTATTGATGTTCATGTTCATGGAAGTTGTGGAGCTGATACGATGGATCAAAGTGTAGAGGCTATTCAAACGATTAGTGAAGGGATTGTTAAGAATGGTGTGACATCTTTTTTACCGACAACAATGACGATGAGCCCTGAGGATATTTATGGAGCATTAAAAGTGGTTCGTGAATGTATGAGTAAAGAATTTGATGGAGCAAAAGTTATGGGAGCCCATATGGAAGGTCCATTTATTAATGCCATTTATAAGGGGGCTCAACCGGAACAATATATTGTAAAGCCAAGTTATAAATTTATTGAGGATTATACGGATGTTATTAAATTAGTTTCATACGCTCCGGAGATGGACGATGATTATTCATTTACAAAGGAAGTAAAAGACAAAACTGATATTACGTTATCGATTGGTCATACAAATGCAACTTATGATCAGGCGATGGAAGCTATAGATTATGGAGTATCTCATGTGACACATTTATTTAATGCCATGACACCACTCAATCATCGTGAGCCAGGAGTTGTCGGAGCAGCTTTAACAAGCGATTGTTATTGCGAAATGATTGCTGACAAGATTCATATTAATAAAAGCTTATTCCAGTTTGTTTTAGATAATAAAGGTAAACATAAAGTTGTTTTAATTACGGACAGTATGAGAGCAGGTTGTATGAAAGACGGAAAATATGACCTTGGTGGACAAGATGTGTATGTTAAAGATGGAGCGGCACGACTTGAAAGTGGAAGCTTGGCAGGTAGTGTTTTAACATTGAATAAGGCAGTTTATAACTTCTTACAAAATACGAATGCTACGATTAATGAGGCAATTCATATGGCTTCTTTAAATCCAGCCACATCAATTGGAATTGATGATTATAAAGGAAGTTTACATGTGGGAAAAGATGCGGATATCTCAATCTTTGATGAGGAAATGAACTGTCACTTAGCAATTTCAGAAGGTCGTATTATTTTTAATCATTTAGCGTAG
- the nagB gene encoding glucosamine-6-phosphate deaminase, which produces MRILVCENYDEMSKKAAQMILSQITLKPNSVLGLATGSTPIGMYGNLVKMYQSGVLDFSEVQTFNLDEYYGLPESNDQSYHYFMNEHLFKHVNILKENIHIPNGMASDIEAECANYDAAIANSEGIDIQVLGIGNNAHIGFNEPTILFEKGTHVVELDESTREANARFFNSLEEVPKQAITMGTGSIFKSRKIMLLASGAGKAKAIYDTVHGKVRPEVPASILQFHSDIVLILDAEAASLLSEEDYKRC; this is translated from the coding sequence ATGAGAATTTTAGTATGTGAAAATTATGATGAAATGAGCAAAAAAGCAGCACAAATGATTTTAAGTCAAATTACATTAAAACCAAATTCTGTTTTAGGGTTAGCAACAGGAAGTACGCCAATTGGGATGTATGGAAATTTGGTTAAAATGTATCAAAGTGGTGTATTAGATTTTTCAGAAGTCCAAACTTTTAACTTAGATGAATATTATGGACTTCCTGAAAGCAATGATCAAAGCTATCATTATTTTATGAATGAACATCTATTTAAGCATGTGAATATTTTAAAGGAAAATATTCATATTCCAAATGGGATGGCTTCAGATATTGAAGCGGAATGTGCAAATTATGATGCAGCTATTGCAAACTCTGAAGGAATTGATATTCAGGTTCTTGGAATTGGAAACAATGCTCATATTGGATTTAATGAGCCAACGATTCTATTTGAAAAAGGAACTCATGTGGTAGAATTAGATGAATCAACAAGAGAAGCAAATGCTAGATTCTTTAATAGTTTAGAAGAGGTACCAAAGCAAGCTATTACAATGGGAACAGGATCAATTTTTAAAAGCCGAAAAATTATGTTACTGGCTTCAGGAGCAGGTAAGGCCAAAGCAATCTATGATACAGTGCATGGAAAAGTACGTCCGGAAGTTCCAGCTTCTATTTTACAATTCCACAGTGATATTGTTTTAATTTTAGATGCTGAGGCGGCGAGTTTACTTTCTGAAGAGGACTATAAACGATGTTAA
- the nagE gene encoding N-acetylglucosamine-specific PTS transporter subunit IIBC — protein MIKFLQRIGKSLMLPIACLPIAGLMLRLGQPDVIEALGSGAFVENVLPYFAAAGSALFNNLPLLFAVGVAVGLSDDQNGAAGLAGVITYLTLTNVTATYWTNNYAEAVAETLDISFLGGILAGVIAGLCYNRFRNTKLPEFLAFFGGRRSVPIMAGLISFVVAIPLAMIWPTIQNALSDASVGIAGMGAFGVAGFMFFNRLLIPMGLHHVLNSFFWFQLGEYNGVTGDLNRFFEGDPTAGHFMAGFFPVMMFGLPALALAIYFAAKKEKRKAVGGMLLSLALTAFLTGVTEPLEFLFIFLSPVLLVVHAVLSAISGFIVDSLGILHGFTFSAGFIDYAINFNFATKPLLILLVGLGMAVLYFVVFYFLITKLNLPTPGREEDDEEFTENTVISGDYNELAKKYIEGLGGSQNLVKIDNCATRLRLEVKDATLVQDKALKAIGARGVVRLSKTNVQIIVGTNVEFVADAMKALV, from the coding sequence ATGATTAAGTTTTTACAACGCATTGGAAAATCACTGATGCTACCGATCGCCTGTTTACCAATTGCAGGATTAATGTTACGTCTTGGACAACCAGACGTTATTGAAGCATTAGGATCAGGAGCGTTTGTTGAAAATGTTCTACCGTATTTTGCAGCAGCTGGGTCTGCATTATTTAATAATTTACCACTATTATTTGCAGTAGGGGTTGCCGTAGGTTTATCAGATGATCAAAATGGTGCAGCTGGACTTGCAGGGGTCATTACTTACTTAACGTTAACAAATGTAACAGCAACATATTGGACAAATAACTATGCAGAGGCAGTGGCTGAAACATTAGATATTTCATTCTTAGGTGGTATCTTAGCTGGGGTTATTGCAGGATTATGTTATAACCGATTCCGTAATACTAAGTTACCAGAATTCTTAGCGTTTTTTGGGGGACGACGTTCAGTTCCAATTATGGCTGGTTTAATTTCATTTGTTGTTGCAATTCCATTAGCAATGATTTGGCCAACGATTCAAAATGCTTTATCGGATGCTTCAGTTGGAATTGCCGGAATGGGAGCCTTTGGTGTTGCAGGATTCATGTTCTTTAATCGTTTATTAATTCCAATGGGATTACACCATGTATTAAACTCATTCTTCTGGTTCCAATTAGGGGAATACAATGGAGTAACAGGTGACTTAAACCGCTTCTTTGAAGGAGATCCAACGGCTGGTCATTTTATGGCAGGATTCTTCCCAGTTATGATGTTTGGTTTACCTGCTTTAGCACTTGCAATCTACTTTGCAGCTAAAAAAGAAAAACGTAAAGCAGTGGGAGGAATGTTACTATCACTTGCTTTAACAGCTTTCTTAACAGGGGTAACAGAGCCACTAGAATTTTTATTTATTTTCTTATCACCAGTTTTATTAGTCGTGCATGCAGTACTTTCTGCAATTTCAGGATTTATTGTTGATTCATTAGGAATCTTACATGGATTTACATTCTCAGCAGGATTTATTGATTATGCAATTAACTTTAATTTTGCAACTAAACCACTATTAATCTTATTAGTTGGATTAGGAATGGCAGTTTTATACTTTGTAGTATTCTACTTCTTAATTACAAAATTAAACTTACCAACACCAGGTCGTGAAGAAGACGACGAGGAGTTCACTGAAAATACAGTAATTTCAGGAGATTATAATGAACTTGCTAAAAAATACATTGAAGGTTTAGGTGGAAGTCAAAACTTAGTTAAAATCGATAACTGTGCAACACGCCTTCGTCTAGAAGTAAAAGATGCTACATTAGTACAGGATAAAGCATTAAAAGCAATTGGAGCACGCGGAGTTGTTAGATTAAGTAAAACAAATGTTCAAATCATTGTTGGAACAAATGTAGAATTCGTTGCAGATGCAATGAAAGCATTAGTTTAA